The Mercurialis annua linkage group LG7, ddMerAnnu1.2, whole genome shotgun sequence genome includes the window TGCACGGATGACATGGCACAAtaatttttcagtttcaatatTCAAAATTCTCACAGAAATGGTTTTGTTCAAttctaaaaacaaattaaaattttgatacaATTCCGGTTGCATCATAATTCCTATGCAAACCCCTGGTTCTAGcaaataaccaaaaaatatATCACCTTCAAGTAAAATGCCAATCCCTCATTGAGAAGGAATGAAATatgaaaatggaaaaatatttaatttcaattaaaagtaattaaaatttgaatgtaCATATTTAGAATTTCAGAGATCAAATAATCCGGAGGTAATACCAGTATAGACCATAATGTCAAGAAGGTTTACCTGCATGCTTGTTCCTGCAAGCCTTTTAAGGTTTTAAACTGCTATAAATAATTCCTTTTAAAGATTAGCATTCGAGTCTTTTCAGTTTTACTGGCAGCTTTAAAAGCAACGAACCATCACTACATAAGCTCCTTGCCAACTGGATCAACAGAGTAATGAATTGGAAGAGTTTTCTTGATGATGTGCTCGAATTTTGACTTCCACGTCTGTATTTTCATAATGCAgactatttaaaataaatttatcggCTAAATACATGCGTAATACTGTAAGCGAAAAAAAGTAAGATGAAGAAAGAAAATATCAATGTCTATAAGCTTTTTGCAAACTTAAGTTCCAATAATATATCCTAAACCCTACATCTGCACTATTAAACATATAATAGCTCTCTAACTCTCTTGATAACTTTTATCTGGAGGAATAACCTAGAGAGATGGTTCAGTAACTTCAACTAGAACATCAAAGTAGTAGGGActattagcaatataagtaaCAATTAAGAGCCGGTCTACCAATCGAGATGCACAAGCATGCTTAGCCGTTTCCTTGAGGCTAAAAATCTTAGTTCTCAGAACCTTTACCAACAAGTTAGAAATTGGAAAATCAAAGAACTATTAAGCAGGAAAGAACAAACTCACTTTCAGGCTATCAAATGATAGAAATTTTTCGAAAGAAAGTTCAAGAGAAACAAGCCAAATTCATTAGTTTGTTCAGGTTTCTTACCTCTTTGTATTCTGTGCTGCCCATAAACATCTCAAATGCCTCAACTGCAAAATTTGCCAGCAACTAATTTAATGATAATTCATAATTCATAAGATGATAAAGACTTTTGGAAAAAGACATACATGATCGAAATCTGGTCACTAGCCCATGAGTATATTCCTGACTGCTGGTATTAAAATTGGAGCCTGATCACCACAGAAAAACAAGACAATATCCCGCAGTATGATGAGAAACAATTACTTGATCCTACAAAGATTCATTAATtcgaaaatataaaataaattcctcaTTCGTCGATAATTAGAACACGATTGGAATTGATTCTTTAATTGGCCAATGAAATAAAATGTGCAGAGGAAGGACAAAAGGCGGATAGCTGTCTGAAACAAGATATATTGCACCTCTTGTTTCAAAATCCAAACACACCTTGAGTAGATTGGACAATCAAGGATGGAAATTCTTCTGTCAGCCTTTTATGAAATGTTAATGCCTCTTTTGCAGGTGCAGCAAATGGATTCTCAGAAAATGCTATAAGATGTAGAAACTCCACGCCATAGTTGAACTCCTGCCAACAAGAGGTTCAGAGCACATTAATTCCATGTCGGGTTTTTCCGGCACAAATcaataatttgatggtattgcAAGATTAGAACATAATACCAGGGGGAAAACACTAAATATCGATGTAAAGTATCAACTTAGGGGGAAAAAGTGCTTAGGAAGTCTACAAATCCTTCTTAGATACACGTTTTCAGCATTTGCATGATAGTATGTCTACAGTCAGGAGCGAAGCCACCCTTTGGGAAAGCTGGGACTAAGAACCTATTGCTTTAGGAGCTTATAAGCAGAACAATTGCCCAcctttgaaaaaacaaaattaactatttaaaactatttcacttttttttaatatatatttaattctttttatataatatgTTGCAAATTGCCAACCTTTATGACCCGACCCGATGTAAAAAAATCGCCCCCCATTCAAATATTTCTGGCTTTGCCCATGATTAATACTATTATAAGCCTACGCAGAGAAACACAAGTGACTCTAGGAACCAAATGTTTTTGTCCAAAATCAattcataaatatataattccTAACCTCCCCTTTGCGAAATATAGAAAGGATATCATCTTCCACTTCAGATTCGTAGTCCACATTAAGTATTTCCTGACAAAATAAGCCAAAATGGGTCAAATTATCAGTACCTAAGAAATAGAACTTAAGTTATGCGGCTGGAAGCAAAGCAAATAAAGACTTTTGGGTAAATTAGTTTTGAGTGTTTACATGTTACAGGGCGTACTTGGCAGTGAGGCATAACATGCTCCTTGAGGACTTTCAAATAGAAAGGGTTCTCATAAAACCTTGTAACATCTTCCTTTCTTTCGAAACGCATGACGACAGCATGAGTATAATTTTCTACAATGTCACTCGAAATGCGTCCTAGAGAAGAAAATAGGGCGTTTACATGACTAAATAAGGTTAGCGAGAGATATTTTTATGACTTCCTCCAGAACCCCAAACTAATACAAAAAAGGTATTTCAAATATGTAACCATGGATTTAATCGACAGCTATATTTTAAATAGAGGATGGAAAATGAAGTCTTGCGGTCTTGCCATTTTGAAGTTTGCATTTAGTTAATAACATACTTTGAACCAAACATAGTAAATGGTATTAGGCATCAAATTTCCTACTTTAATTGTAAACAATGAAGCCAAATTACAGATTTTCAAACAAATCATATTTGAAAGCAAAgcgtaaatgaaaaaaatgaaaacactCACCTAAAGATATTGCAACAATTCCGCGCATTTGATATTGGGAAGTGTACAAATAATCCAGCATGTCGTTCTCGTCCTTCTCAGATAAATCTCGCTTTGCTTTCAACAAACAAATATGTTCCACAACTTTTCTTTGTGATCACAAAACATACACAAATTCAGTAATACAGAATTTACGTAAATTCAATaccaaaatcaaactgaatcgAATCGAATCAAAATACCTAGCAATTTTGCTAGAGTAAATAAAATAGTTCAAACATTAGtgtaaattatcaatttatgctAACTGACATGCCTCAATTTTACTCCGATtctaaaatttagttaaaatcaattaattatacATTACActtccattttaaaattaaataaaaaatcaaataagaaaTAATTGAAATAAGACCTTTTCTTCACCGCATTGAAGGTTGAACTCTGACTACCAGAAGCTGAAACCGTACGTCTCCGATGCCTCCCGCTGCAAGACGCTGCCGTTTTAACGTAATTCAGTGGCGATATAGTAATGAATTAAAAGAGAATATTAGTCCAAACagctaaataaaaattgaattccGACTCAATTTCAGGTGAAACTCACCGTGTAAAGCGACACCGTTTGAGCGGTGATAACATTGCGCGCGAAAATCGGGAACTGGAATTCCAGTAGATAGAAGAGCTTGAAGACGCATTGTTTTACTCACAATTGGCAGATGATAATTGTTTTTTTGGTACATTttcgaaataaataaataacgaAGGGAGATTTCAGAAAAGAAATGTGGTggtcatttgattttcagtttatggAAAAATAACGGCTCTGATTATTTAAAAGGTAGATGATGCAATTTCATCCCTGATGTTTTAATGTAGGGACAGATAAGCCCTTAATATGTTTAGTTTGGAgcattttcaatataaaatagGGACCAGGTCTAACTTTGCCCCTAATGTGTAGGTCAGGATGCAAATAAGTCCCTCGTAAACTTTCTATTCTTAATATGCcctttaacatttttaaaacagCTCAATTATGTCCATCTTTTATATAGTATTAACAATTTGTTTCTAAATAagctatttaaaataaataagggtatatataagataaaatatttcaaaggggcttatttatttttgagataaatattacatctttcttttaaaaaattatgctactcaatataatataaaattttaaataaattttaaatgtttatattttaaatttacactccaaaatatatatatactatcaAATATTAATAAAGATAACTCAAGTAGTTTAGAATAACTTTATAGACTTCTTAtgttttaaaactattaaaataatttctgtttctttaaaatgaattttctattatttttttaagggaTATCTTTGTATTACGTTTTTTTAGGTAGCTCCTGGAATCTCAGAAATCAAgcaattagaataaaatttatgatttaaactttctatttatagtttaaaattaatatatatttgtaaattttaatattcggtctaatttatttttattaacattgattattatttacttatttgttatttattttaatattaataaattagttatcataataatatagatcttcaattaaaaaattaagtttagaagaaaaatagaaaaatgtaaaaacaaacaaaaaactcTTACCATAGTCTCGAGAAATCAATATCCCCTCTTGAGCtttcattttaaatattgtACTCTCAAAGTTTTAAAAACATCATAGATGCCTTTTTGTAAAACGGAGTGTTAACATCCTTTGTGTCAGTGTTTTTAAAACCGGCTCGTCAGTCAAATCGGGATGCAGTCAGTGGATTGGAATTTTGGTCAAACCGGATTGGAGTGTGTTGGCTAAAGGCCTTTTTTCTAAGCCCTAATTTTGATGATAACTAAAACCCACTAACTTGTTTACTTAAGTGTTGCAAGACCCATGTTCTAGAAGGTTCATGATTATTCTATCTTGAAAAACAAGCAAAATTGTTGGAGGGCATTTTCGGAATTAGCTTGAAGTTTACCAGCTCAGCAGACAAGATCAGACTGTAACAGTGTACCTTGTACTACAAAATCAGGCTGTCAGGTCACTACCAAACAAGATGTTCCCAACCTGGTCTGATTAGCTCGGCTGGCAAAAGGCTCCTCTATTTGGCATGTTGCACACCTTGCATTTATGGATAAGAATTAAGACACATGACTCAACCCTAATTCTATAAGATTCTTGAAGCCTATATATACCTCTCCTTCAACCATTTATCAAGTGTGGGAGCATCAAGAGAGAAAATCCATCACCACCACCATTGTGCTTCATAGTTGGTTATCCATCTCAAAAAAACTAGGGTTAATTTTGAGTGAGAGTTTTACACCGCCAAATATATGTAATCACTTGTGAGTTATAGACTAGCTTCTGGGTAGAACTAGGTTTGTAAGCTCAAAGGGAAATAGTTTGCTGAAGCTAACAAATCAGCTGAGTTATAGACTAGTTTCTGGGTAGAACTAGGTTTGTAATCTCAAAGTAAAATAGTTTGTTGAAGCTAACAAATCAGCTAAGATACAGACTAGGTTCTGGGTAGAACTAGGGTTGTATTCTTAAGGCTTTATTTCTAGCCCGTAATAGAGATTGAAGAGTGAAGTACTTAGGGTGGGGATCCCTAAGGAGTGGATGTAGGCAGGGTTGCCAAACCACTATAAAATCTGGTGTCTCAGCTTTATGCTTTCATTTCTGTTTTAATTAGATTCACCATAAAACTGATTTCAAAAAGAGATTTTCtaaagaattttttaaaagcaCTTCTCAAACGAATCTGATTTCATTTTACTTAGCTTTGTCTCTTGTATTGATAAGTTCACAAatcatttatatttgattagCTTATCATTACTAATCTACATCAACTCAAACTCGCTTAATAGCTTAAAAGTTGTTCTTACTTGTCTATCAAATCCTCAATATTTGAACAGCTTTTCTTTGCCTTAACTTATCAACTTATGCTATATATATAGCTCTTTAGTTGTTATCTCAGAAGCTATCAAATCTCTCATATTTGATTAGCTTGCCCTGACTAAAACTCTATCTGCTTCATCTAATTCCATAGCGTATGATATTTTAGCAGAAAAGTTTTAAAGTCTCAATTCACCCTCCTCTTGAGCTACTGCTGGACCCAACAGACTGATTAGGGCCATATCAAACCTAACAAACCGACAATTGAACCGGTAATTGAACAGGTCAAACCAGACAAAAAGAATTAGCGACAGAAGAGTCCATCGCTTAAAACCTAAAATCTACTgctaattttaaatgttttatttttaaaaattcattgcTCTAGTTCTACCGATATTGATGCGGTTAAATCAAAAACCGGTTGTTTCACCGGTTCAGCCAacaattcagtttttaaaatacTGCTATAAATATAGAACCAGGTTCGGCCCTAGGCCTAGGCCTATAAGGCCGTGGCCTAGGGCCTCAGAAATATGAGGGCCTCAATAATATTGTGACTACGTATTTCTTAAGTTTGAAACTATAGATTATACTGCACTAATATTAAAGAGTCAATGATACTAACTAGAAAAGTAAAGTCAAATATTATTCAACCAATCTTAATATACAATAATGTTAACAAAATCTCAATTAAACCAAAATCTTTTTCATTACCTAAAATTTTgccaaatcatttgattttgagcaacaaatttttttaagtaatcaaactgatggagtctgccttctgaaccggtgagtaagacctgcaaaacagggtagaagctaaccggacggtggttgtccgattaactctccgatgctaaagtcagtttagagctttgagcagcgtttttagtatatgaatgtaattgtgattctaggcatacctcgtgctccttttatagtagtcgaatatacctagtagagttgtattaggcaggtgaatcctactttatagggattcggcaatattgtagagattctcctgatttgtcgtgatctaccttaatctgataagagtcctatttaggaacgtcttcctaaatagtcttatcttcctaaagtagagcttatccttccatatgtagcgtttgtgtccgaataggacaatacttccatacttagtcgattacccgaatcccggacctgacgcgctttcggcggatcatgtgggattcggtctttgtaGGCATATCTTCGAATCTTtaaggattcggtctttattagcatatcaccgaatcttaagagattcggcgtctccttcatatcttcggatcttcagggggagtccggtatcacctgagagtggatctcctgcaactcggctccattatacttacaataggattcggtatccatcattagcccccccgcaagtgagctgaagtagtttggcatttatgccttagtggattttagctcttttggagctgagttctcttatacgggcgagtcgttttgtattccgggcgagtcgtttcatatgtttgtgggtgacgtttcttctttagtaagattctgtgttgccacgtgtcggcatTTAGTGATTCAACGGTTATTGATTCAAAAACTctttgtatttaatctctttgcatttcttcttttccctcttacttgcttttcgaatttattcttatttcttgcagctatttccttttcgttctttgtttgattatttggttcttcgtgacttgtttcatccagatttttcaggtatgttcTCTTTTGTCGCTTGGATGTTAATATGGTTTTCTTCTTTGTATATGTTCTCCATGatttatattctggaaattccctttctgtacttggtgttcttcgacgtgttcttcaacgtgttcttcaatatatttcttgtttgatccttattctgtatttatgtttgtgatttcctgttctaggatgcctcttagtcgagtggaagatgcatgcgctgctatggcttttaccagatcaaagcttcgtagggatgaagtcttagatatctattttaagtatagctttcctttcgattatagggtaatattacctggtgccgatatggctgcttcCGATTCTCCAtgatcttcttgtagggcggttctcttCGAAGAGCAATTTTTTGCTGGTCTTAGATTTCCTTTAGattcatttttagtagaagtgtgtagggatttaaaggttgctctgggacaactttatcctggtacgattaaagtagtgctcgccttttcggaggcgtGTAGGCTCCGGGGttgtgccccttctctcaacgtgttgtatcattttgtagactttaggaagtgcGATGGTTGtttcgttttcgcccttggcagagaagggcgatctcgtatttatcttccttacctaaccagtcgctggcaaaggcgtttctttattgtttaccataaatttgcttttcttcatttttcggacgGTTTTTCTTCTCACCAAGTTCGGAGTTGTCCGTCTCCTTTAggtttatccgagtcaaaacttgctttcGACATATCTTCCTGTGGTGTTGTATCGCGTCCCATTCTAGATGTCTTGgtcaatagtcatcttcggcgtcgatggtttcctttggaggatcctcctcgaggcttggcggatctttgctactcttttgttcaaggtatattaatttgcttaagttctttttgatgtttcttttgtaggatgtcttcttcttctgacaaTTTCCTTTCCgggtttcaagtagatttggacgttccgatatcgccaacattattcctggcgacattgACGTGGATGTGGCTCCTGTTGATATTCCCATAGCTCCCGTCGAGATAGCGTTGCCTGCGGGTGGTGAGGTTattgttgtagatgatgatgatgacttggctgatccagtaggtgacgaggcggttccgtcgctacttccccctctagcatcatttaccgtctcggggggagttgggggtgtgaCTTCAGAGGGGCcggttgttgctgattcgggagagATTTCTCTGGGTCGAGCcccggattctccgtctaggaaaagaggtcgagttggcgatggttctccatcgagggagagttttcctggaaactcttcttctgctccagatttggtgcagtgggtcgaaggtcaggatcctgctagtttgctgaatcctagagtgctagcggaatatatccaaactttggcgattcctgatgatgtcacgtggtttTGTGGTAGGCCGGATCAGGAGCTTTCCaatctggcttgttttcatggtttctctgtaagtgctttctttcttgaatataatatgttttttgtattcagttgtTTCCTTATTTGCTTGTTTCTGGTGtttgtaggctcttcaatctgttctggtattgaacgaccgccgacagtgtgccgaggaggaggttgagcgtctgtcttctcttttggcgacttccgagtctgaaagggcaaaattgaaggcctctttggaagagcataattcccttctggcgcagcttaaggcgcaggatgcgattaatgatcgccaagtgaaagtgatcgagaagaagaccgatgacttgactcatgagattgaggagcttattcgaatcaattcccttgttggtggggagagggacagtctaagatcggaggttgaaggtcttcacatccgttTGCTGGATACGAAAGCTTTTTACTCTgctttgataagcgagtatcggcttgcgattgggaggaagcttctagagcagaatcctaatattgatatttctggggttaacgggttggatccccaggccatcgctcGTGACCTTCT containing:
- the LOC126654734 gene encoding stress-response A/B barrel domain-containing protein UP3, which produces MYQKNNYHLPIVSKTMRLQALLSTGIPVPDFRAQCYHRSNGVALHASCSGRHRRRTVSASGSQSSTFNAVKKRKVVEHICLLKAKRDLSEKDENDMLDYLYTSQYQMRGIVAISLGRISSDIVENYTHAVVMRFERKEDVTRFYENPFYLKVLKEHVMPHCQEILNVDYESEVEDDILSIFRKGEEFNYGVEFLHLIAFSENPFAAPAKEALTFHKRLTEEFPSLIVQSTQGSNFNTSSQEYTHGLVTRFRSFEAFEMFMGSTEYKETWKSKFEHIIKKTLPIHYSVDPVGKELM